GCTTTAGCAAATTGAATTTGCGGGATAGCAAGTAAGAAGACTGCCACAAGAGCATAACCGATAACTCCTGCATATTTGAAAAGATAAGCAAATGGCACCCATGGAATTTCAAAGTCAATGTTGCCATGATAACCGCCAAATCCTGCCAGACCTAGAAGAGCAACTGCAACTGCACCAAGTGCCACTTGAAGCACACCTGATAAGAATGACAGAACAACTGCTGCTTTCCAACCTCCGCGTTTGTCGGCATAAACAGCAATCGCAGCATTATCAAAGAATACTGGAACGAAACCTGTGATAATCAAGACTGGATTCTTAAAGACAATCAATAACACGATTGTAATTAACTGTCCAATAAGTCCAGTTGCAAAACCAAAGAGGACTGCACTAGGTGATCCAAAACCATAGGACGCCGCAACGTCAACTGCTGGGAAAGAACCAGGGAGAAGTTTGTTAGAGATACCTTGGAAAGCATTGGTCAGTTCACCGACAAACATCCGCACACCTTGCATCAAGACAAAAAGATAAACAGAAAAAGTAAAGGCCGTTTGAACAACGTACATAAAGAAGGCTTGTTTGGTTGGATCAAACAGGGTACCCGTTGTAATCACCTTTGGATTAGACATAATATCCGGACCAAGGATAGCCAAGATAGCACCAAAGAAGACGAGCATCAAGGTTGCTGAGGCAACAACTGTATCATGGAAGATATTTAAGAAAGCTGGCAATTTCAAGTTGTCCAAATTTTCTTCTTTTTTACCAAGTTTTGGAGCAATCTTATCCGTAAACCAAATAGCAAATTGCTGTTGGTGTCCGATAGCAAAACCACCGCCGCCAGTTAAGCGCTGTGTTGGCTCAACAGTCATATTAGAACTAACCGCCCAATAAAGACCACAGATGATCCCTACAGCTAAAGTTCCCCAGAACTGATTGCGAAAAGCTGGAATTAAAAGGATAACCATCAAGGTAACTGTCGCAGCTTGTTGTACCATGATGTGACCTGTAATGAACAAGGTACGAATTTTAGTAATCTTACGAAGGGCAACCAGAAGAATATTGAAGAAGAAGCCAATCAAGAGTGCTGTTGTTGCTGTACCAATAAATCTAGGGAACTCTTGAGCAATCTTTTCATTTGCTGCTGTCAGTCCAAAATATGGGTCAATAACCGCCGCACCAATTTTGAATTTATAATTAAGTGCTGCTAAAATGGGACGAAAGGTTGTCACTAGACCGCCAGCACCAACATCCAGAATCATATATCCAACAGTTGCCTTAATGAAACCAGCAAATACATCGTGTAATGGTTTTTTGAGGAGCAAGTATCCAATTAATACTAAGATACCTACAAAAAAGGCCGGTTTTTGCAAAATATTTTGCGAGAACCAAGTTAGAATATTAATAAGAATATTCATATGTTTTCCTCTTTTCTAAAAAGATTTGAAGTTTTTTTATAGTTTTATTATAATTCTTGAAAATGCTAACAACAAGACCAATAATCACACATACAAGTGTTCACAATTGGACTATAATTTTCTGCTTTTTAAATGAGTCGAAATTTAGAAGATATTCTTAATTTTTATCCAATTAAATTTTAAACATTAAAAGAAAGCTTCTTGGAATTCAACATAGAAGGAATTTTATTTGCAGTTATACAAATGGTTAAAATCGCACCAAATGAAAAAGAAGTCACACAAGCAACTTCTTTTTTATAGCATAAAAATTATTAACTTTACAATCCCCAGACACTTTCCAAAATATTAGTCTGATCACGATCTGGACCAACCGAGAAAGTAGAAATACGAACACCAACTAATTCACTTACACGGCGGACATAATTACGAGCATTTTCAGGAAGATCTTCTAAACTGCGAACCCCTGTAATATCTTCAGACCAGCCCGGCAATTCTTCATAAATAGGTTTACAGCGTTTGAGTTGTTCGAGACTGGCAGGGTAGTGATCAATCCGTTTTCCATCCAAATCATAGGCTACACAGATTTTTACGATATCAAGACCTGAAAGTACATCAATACAGTTAAGAGATAAATTGGTAATGCCTGATACACGGCGGCTGTGACGCATAACAACTGAGTCAAACCAACCAACTCGACGCGGACGCCCTGTTGTTGTCCCGTATTCATGCCCAACTTCACGAATGCGCTCTCCCGTTTGGTCAAAAAGTTCTGTGGGGAAAGGACCATCACCTACACGGCTGGTATAGGCTTTGCAGACACCAACAACCTTATTGATTTTACTTGGTCCAACACCAGATCCGATGGTAACGCCACCTGCAACTGGATTTGATGAAGTTACAAATGGATAGGTTCCTTGGTCAATATCAAGCATAACTCCTTGAGCTCCTTCAAAGAGAACCCGTCTCCCTTTATCAAGAGCCTTATTTAGGATAACAGAGGTATCAGTGACATAATCTTTAATCTTTTGACCATAAGCATAGTACTCATCAAAAATAGTATCAAAGGCTACTGGAGCCGACTCATACATTTTTTCAAAAAGGCGATTTTTTTCTGCCAAATTTGCTTTTAGACGTTCTGCAAAAATGTCCTTATCAAGCAAGTCAGCAATCCGAATACCAACGCGTGCAGCCTTATCCATATAGGCAGGGCCGATTCCTTTATTAGTAGTCCCGATTTTATTATCCCCCTTGGACGCTTCTTGTAATTGGTCAAGTTTAATATGATAAGGCAAAATAATATGGGCACGATCAGAAATACGAAGATTATCTGTTGCAACACCTTCTTGATGAAGATAATCTAATTCTTCAACCAATGATTTGGGATTGACAACCATCCCATTACCAATAACAGAAACCTTTTCAGGAAAGAAAATTCCTGACGGAATTAAATGCAGTTTAAATTTTTTCCCATCAATAACAATGGTATGCCCTGCATTATCTCCGCCCTGATAACGTGCAATCACTTCTGCATCAGCAGATAAAAAATCGGTAATTTTTCCTTTACCTTCATCTCCCCACTGGGTTCCAACAACAACAACTGAAGTCATAATTCTTGATACTGAGCTGTCAATAAACAGCTCCACATCCTTTCTCAATAGACATGGCAGGAGTTTCACCCGCAAGAATATCTTACTTATAAAGTATATGAAATTTCCGACTATTTTTCAAGAAACGTAGCAAAGAATTGTCAGAAGGAGGGAATTTATTGTACACTATTACTATCTACAATGAAGCGAGGCAGCCTATGCACATCAATCAATTATTACAGCATGCAAATTCTGACTTACCCCTTCTTCAAGCTAATTTTGGTTTAGAAAGAGAAAGTCTCCGTATCAATAAAACAGACCACCGGCTAGCTCAGACACCTCATCCAACAGTACTGGGTTCTCGCCAGTTTCATCCTTATATTCAAACAGATTACAGTGAGTCTCAGATGGAACTAATCACGCCTGTCGCTCATTCCAGCAAGGAAGTCCTTCGTTTTTTAGGGGCTATTACTGATGTTGCAGAGCGCAGTATTGACCAAAACCAATACCTTTGGCCTTTGTCTATGCCACCTCAAATTACAGAAGACGAAATTGAAATTGCCCAGTTAGAAGATGACTTTGAATTTTCCTATCGTCAGTATTTAGATAAAAAATATGGAAAAATCCTGCAATCTATATCTGGCATTCATTATAACATGGAGCTAGGTGCTGATTTAATGAATGAACTTTTTGAACTTAGCGGTTATCAGTCTTTCATTGACTTTAAAAATGACCTCTACTTAAAAGTGGCTCAGAATTTCTTAAACTATCGTTGGTTCCTGACCTACCTTTATGGGGCTAGTCCCTTGGCTGAAAAAGGATTTTTAAATGAAGAGCTCAGCCAAACTGTTCGCTCAATCCGAAACAGTCATTTAGGCTATGTCAATACTGATGATGTCAAGGTTCCTTTCGACAGTCTCGAAAATTATATCTCAAGTATTGAGCATTATGTTAAAAGCGGTGCTCTATCAGCTGAAAAAGAATTCTATTCAGCTGTTCGTTTGCGTGGCAGTAAGCATAATCGTGACTATCTTACTAAAGGAATCACTTATTTAGAATTTCGCTGTTTTGATCTTAATCCCTTCAATAATCGCGGCATTACGCAAGAAACCATTGACAGTGTCCATCTCTTTATCTTGGCCATGCTCTGGCTTGACACACCAAAAAAACTGAATCAAGCACTTGATAAGGCTCAAAAACTTAATGATAAAATTGCATTAAGCCATCCTCTGAAAAAATTACCAAAGGAGAACTCTGCTTCCCTTATTATAGAAGCAATGGAAGCCTTAATTAAACACTTTAAATTACCAAGTTACTATGATGATTTACTAATTGCTATCAAAAAACAAGTTGAAAATCCTAAGTTAACTCTAAGCGGCCGTCTTTTTGAGCATATTAAGCATGCCTCATTGGAGCATTTTGGACAGAAAAAAGGGCAAAATTATCATAATTACGCTTGGCAAGATTATTATGCCCTCAAGGGCTATGAAAACATGGAATTGTCAACACAAATGCTGCTTTTTGATACCATCCAAAAAGGAATTCATTTTGAAATTTTAGATGAAAATGATCAATTTCTCAAACTGTGGCATAATGACCATATTGAATATGTCAAAAATGGCAACATGACTTCTAAAGATAACTACGTTATCCCCCTAGCCATGGCCAATAAAGTGGTGACTAAAAAAATACTAAGAGAAAACGGCTACCCTGTCCCAGCAGGAGCTGAATTTGACAATAAAGACGAGGCCCTCCGCTATTATTCCCAAATCAAAAATAAACCTATTGTTGTTAAACCTAAGACAACCAATTTCGGACTTGGGATTTCTATTTTTGAAACAGCAGCCAGTCACAATGATTACGAAAAAGCACTTGACATTGCCTTTATTGAAGACTATTCGGTCCTTGTGGAAGAATTTATACCAGGAACAGAATACCGTTTCTTCATTCTGGACGGTAAATGTGAGGCTGTTCTCTTGCGGGTTGCGGCCAACGTCGTTGGAGACGGCCATAGTACTGTTCGGCAGCTCGTGGCACAAAAAAATAGGGATCCTCTTCGTGGTCGGGAGCATCGCTCTCCACTTGAAATCATTGATCTCGGTGATATTGAATTACTGATGCTGCAGCAAGAAGGTTATACCCCAGAAGACATCTTACCAAAGGGCAAGAAGGTGAATCTTCGTGGTAATTCCAATATCTCAACTGGCGGCGATTCGATTGATGTGACAGAAACCATGGATCCTAGCTACAAAAAACTAGCAGCTAATATGGCGACAGCAATGGGAGCTTGGGTTTGTGGGGTGGATTTGATCATTCCAGATACCAACTTAAAAGCCAGCAAGGGAAAGCCAAACTGTACCTGCATTGAGCTCAATTTCAATCCATCCATGTATATGCATACCTATTGCTACCAAGGACCGGGACAAGTTATCACAGGCAAAATTCTAGCCAAGCTCTTTCCTGAAATAAGCACCAAGATATAATTATTATTGCATAGGCTTCCTTTCATTTTTACACTGTAAGAGGCTGGAACAGATACGCATGATTGCTGTCCCAGCCTCATTTTTTTATTTTTCATCCAAATGTAAACTTACATTTGGGTGGATTTTTTAAATGATGGTCAAATGTAAACTTACATTTAGCTGATTTTTTTGATAATACCAAATGTAATATTCAAAGATTTCCCTGATTCCATTAATTCTGAGACTAGTATATTAAAGAGTGAGACAGATAGCAAGATTGCTGCGCAATTATCATTTGAAGAATAAAGCAAAAGAGGAGTAAGACTAGAACTAACAAAGCCAGTTCCAGTCTTACTCCCAACCACTGCATCAAACTATTTTATAAAAGACTCGTTCGAAAACCTATTTCCCATCTACTTGATTGACTTCTTTTTTGTCAGTTAGTCTTCAATGGTCGACAGGCCAGAATAGTTTGTTTCCAAACATCATCTTAATTAGCCGTAATTTGTGTGCCACTTCCTTCTGAAATAACATTTGCTATATTTTCTAAAGAAGTAATAATGGCTTTTCCACTGGGATGTGCTTCAACAAAGGCAATTGCTGCTTCTACTTTTGGTAGCATGCTACCTGCTGCAAATTGTTGTTGATCCTTCCATGCTTTTAGCTGACTTGCTGTTACTTTTTCTAATTTTTCTTGATTAGGTTGACCATAATGAATATAAACATGATCAACACCAGTCAA
This region of Streptococcus mutans genomic DNA includes:
- a CDS encoding adenylosuccinate synthase; this translates as MTSVVVVGTQWGDEGKGKITDFLSADAEVIARYQGGDNAGHTIVIDGKKFKLHLIPSGIFFPEKVSVIGNGMVVNPKSLVEELDYLHQEGVATDNLRISDRAHIILPYHIKLDQLQEASKGDNKIGTTNKGIGPAYMDKAARVGIRIADLLDKDIFAERLKANLAEKNRLFEKMYESAPVAFDTIFDEYYAYGQKIKDYVTDTSVILNKALDKGRRVLFEGAQGVMLDIDQGTYPFVTSSNPVAGGVTIGSGVGPSKINKVVGVCKAYTSRVGDGPFPTELFDQTGERIREVGHEYGTTTGRPRRVGWFDSVVMRHSRRVSGITNLSLNCIDVLSGLDIVKICVAYDLDGKRIDHYPASLEQLKRCKPIYEELPGWSEDITGVRSLEDLPENARNYVRRVSELVGVRISTFSVGPDRDQTNILESVWGL
- a CDS encoding PTS ascorbate transporter subunit IIC, whose protein sequence is MNILINILTWFSQNILQKPAFFVGILVLIGYLLLKKPLHDVFAGFIKATVGYMILDVGAGGLVTTFRPILAALNYKFKIGAAVIDPYFGLTAANEKIAQEFPRFIGTATTALLIGFFFNILLVALRKITKIRTLFITGHIMVQQAATVTLMVILLIPAFRNQFWGTLAVGIICGLYWAVSSNMTVEPTQRLTGGGGFAIGHQQQFAIWFTDKIAPKLGKKEENLDNLKLPAFLNIFHDTVVASATLMLVFFGAILAILGPDIMSNPKVITTGTLFDPTKQAFFMYVVQTAFTFSVYLFVLMQGVRMFVGELTNAFQGISNKLLPGSFPAVDVAASYGFGSPSAVLFGFATGLIGQLITIVLLIVFKNPVLIITGFVPVFFDNAAIAVYADKRGGWKAAVVLSFLSGVLQVALGAVAVALLGLAGFGGYHGNIDFEIPWVPFAYLFKYAGVIGYALVAVFLLAIPQIQFAKAKDKEAYYRGDAQAE
- the gshAB gene encoding bifunctional glutamate--cysteine ligase GshA/glutathione synthetase GshB — encoded protein: MYTITIYNEARQPMHINQLLQHANSDLPLLQANFGLERESLRINKTDHRLAQTPHPTVLGSRQFHPYIQTDYSESQMELITPVAHSSKEVLRFLGAITDVAERSIDQNQYLWPLSMPPQITEDEIEIAQLEDDFEFSYRQYLDKKYGKILQSISGIHYNMELGADLMNELFELSGYQSFIDFKNDLYLKVAQNFLNYRWFLTYLYGASPLAEKGFLNEELSQTVRSIRNSHLGYVNTDDVKVPFDSLENYISSIEHYVKSGALSAEKEFYSAVRLRGSKHNRDYLTKGITYLEFRCFDLNPFNNRGITQETIDSVHLFILAMLWLDTPKKLNQALDKAQKLNDKIALSHPLKKLPKENSASLIIEAMEALIKHFKLPSYYDDLLIAIKKQVENPKLTLSGRLFEHIKHASLEHFGQKKGQNYHNYAWQDYYALKGYENMELSTQMLLFDTIQKGIHFEILDENDQFLKLWHNDHIEYVKNGNMTSKDNYVIPLAMANKVVTKKILRENGYPVPAGAEFDNKDEALRYYSQIKNKPIVVKPKTTNFGLGISIFETAASHNDYEKALDIAFIEDYSVLVEEFIPGTEYRFFILDGKCEAVLLRVAANVVGDGHSTVRQLVAQKNRDPLRGREHRSPLEIIDLGDIELLMLQQEGYTPEDILPKGKKVNLRGNSNISTGGDSIDVTETMDPSYKKLAANMATAMGAWVCGVDLIIPDTNLKASKGKPNCTCIELNFNPSMYMHTYCYQGPGQVITGKILAKLFPEISTKI